GTCGAGCACTTCGGGCAGCGCCTCCACGGCGGCATAGATCTCGCTGGTGCCCATGCGCAGGCCGTGGCGGTTGATGGTGGCGTCGCTGCGGCCATAGATCACGCAGCCGGGCTGCGCCGCCGAGCCGATGGCGATCCAGTCGCCGTGGCGCCAGACGCTGCCGGCCTCGGGCGGCAGGTCGCCGCCGCCGGGCCGGCGCCCGTGGCCGGGCGGGAACATCTCGAAGTAGCTGGCGCGGTAGCGCGCGCCGTCCTCGTCGCCCCACAGGCAGATGGGCATGGAAGGGATGGGCTGGGTGCAGACCAGCTCGCCCACGGCGTCGAAGACCGGCTGGCCGGCATCGTCCCAGGCCTCGACGGCGGCGCCCAGCATCCGGCATTGCAGCCGGCCCGGGTGCTGGGGCAGCTCGCGGTTGCCGCCCAGGAAGGCGCCGGCAAAGTCCGTGCCGCCGGAGATGTTGGCCCACCAGATGTCGGTGACCCCGGCAGCGGCCATGAAGTCGCTGCCCCACTGCTGCACCTCGGCCGACAGCGGCGAGCCGGTCGATCCCAGGGCGCGGATGCGGCTCAGGTCGCCGCACTGCTCGGGGCGGATGCCGGCTTTCATGCAGTTGGCGTAGAAGGCCGCGCCCGAGCCGAAGAAGGTCACGCCAGTCTCGGCGGCCAGGCGCCACAGCACCGTCCAGTCGGGCTGGTCGCGGCTGCCGCCGGGGCTGCCGTCGAACAGCACGCAGGTCGTGCCCGCCAGCAGGCCGCCGACCTGGGCATTCCACATGACCCAGCCGGTGGAGCTGTACCAGTGGAAGCGCTCGCCAAAGGTCTCGGGGTCGTAGCTGCAGCCCACGTCGTTGTGCAGCGCGCCCAGCTGCAGCATGACCAGCACCATGCCGCCGTGGCCGTGCACGATGGGCTTGGGCAGGCCGGTGGTGCCGCTGGAATAGACGATCCACAGCGGGTGGTCGAAGGCCAGCCACAGTGGCTCGAATTGCGCCACTTGGGCATCATTTCGGGAGCAAGCCGTTGTCCAGCAAGCGCTGTCAGCTATGGTTTTTGCTTTGTCCAGGTCGGGCACCAGCAGCACGTGCTGCACGCTGGGCAGGCCGGCGCGCAGCTCCTCGACCACGGCGCTGCGGTCGATGTCGCGCCCGGCGTAGGACACGCCATCGACGGCGATCAGCACCTTGGGCGCGATCTGGCGGAAGCGATCGAGCACGGCGTGCGTGCCCATGTCGGGCGCGCACACGCTCCACACGGCGCCGATGCTGGCGCAGGCCAGGAAGGCGACGATGGTCTCGGGGATGTTGGGCAGGTAGGCGGCCACCCGGTCGCCCGGCTGCACGCCCTGCGCGCGCAGGTGCAGCGCCACGGCGGCGACCTGGCGGCGCAGCTCGGGCCAGGACAGCTCGCGCGCCGCGCCGCGCTCGTTGTGCGCGATCAGCGCCGGCTGGCCGGCGGCGTGGGCCGGCTCGGCATGGCGCAGCACCTGGCGCGCGTAGTTGACCTGCGCGCCGGGGAACCACTGCGCGCCGGGCATGACGTTCTTGGCCAGCACGGCGCTGTGCGGCGTCGGGGACTGCACATCGAAGTAGTCCCAGATGCTTTGCCAGAAGGCGTCCAGCTCGGTCGTGGACCAGCGCCACAGCGCGTCATAGTCGGCAAACTCCAGGCCGCGCTGCGCACGCAGCCAGTTCTGGTAGTGGCGGATGCGCGGCTGGCGCTCGGCCCGGGCCGGGGCGCGCGGGGTGGGGCTTGAGGGGGAAGTGTTGTTGTCTCCATCCCTGCAGCGTAGCGCGCCAGGATGCAGCGCACCAGCGGATTGGTGACAGTGGTGGTCGAGCGGCTCTTGGCTCCTGGAAGGTGTTCGGCCTTTGCGCACAGCGCACCATGCACCACCTCCCGCAACGGTGGACAGGCGGCGTTTACTGTGGCGGCTGCTCGCGCACGCTGGTGATGGCATAGCCCTTTCTTTGCAGCTGGCGCCCCGGCTCGGGGATGCCCAGCGCGTCCCAGTGTTCGAGTTTTTCATCCAGCTCCACGCCGCGCGCCTCGTCGCTCCAGTCCACGTTGGTGGCCTCTTGCGGGATGGGCTGGCCCTGGGGCACGGCCAGGTAGGAAACACGCCCTTCGGCCTCGGGCCGGCGATAGATGTCCACGCGCATGGCAAATCCTTGTCTCATGGGTTGCAGGGCGTTCCACTCTAGGTTTGACCACCCGGCGCAGGCGTAGGAGCGCGCCGCTTCGGGCCGCCCGCAGCCCCACAGGCCGTCCGGTGCGTCGCACAATGGCCGCTTTCGCAGCCCTTCGACACCGACACAGTTGCCCGCCATGACCCGAAACGACGACTCTTCCCTGAACTGCGACGTGCTCATCGTCGGTGGCGGCCCCGCCGGGCTGTCGCTGGCGGCCAGCCTGGGTCAGGCTGGCCTGAGCGCCACGCTGCTGGAGCTGCAGGGCCAGGAGCAGCTCGCCGACCCCGCGCCCGATGGCCGCGAGATCGCCCTGACGCACCCCAGCGCCGCCCTGCTGCAGCGCCTGGGCAGCTGGCAGCTGCTGCAGGCGCACGAGGTCGGCCTGCTGCGCGCCGCCGAAGTCCACGACGGCCCGGTCGGTCGCAGCCGGGCGCTGCACCTGCACTCGGGCGGCAGCGGCGTCGAGCACCTGGGCTGGATCGTGCCCAACCACGCCCTGCGCCGCACCGCCTGGCAGGTGGCCAGCGACATGCCCGGCGTGCGCCTGCTGACTGGCGCGCGCGTGCAGCGCGTGGCCACGCACGCCAGCCATGCCGAGGTCGAGTACCGGGACGCCGCGCAGCCCGACGCCCCGGTGCAGACCCTGCGCGCGCCGCTGGTGGTGGCTGCCGACAGCCGCTTTTCCGCCGCGCGCCGCCAGCTGGGCATAGGCGCGGCCATGACCGACTTCGGTCGCACCGTCATCGTCTGCCGGATGCGCTGCGAACTGGCGCATGACCAGGTGGCGCACGAGTGCTTCGACTACGACCGCACCCTGGCCATCCTGCCCCTGCCCGACGATGTGGCGGACGGCGCGCCGCTGTGCTCGGCAGTCATCACCGCCGACAGCGCGCAGGCGCAGGCGCTGCTGGCGCTGGCGCCCGAGGATTTCGCCGCCAGCGTGGCTGCGCAGTTCGACCACCGCCTGGGCCACATGCAGCTGCACGGCCAGCGCCACGCCTATCCGCTGGTGGCCGTCTATGCGCACCGCTTCAGCGGCCCGCGCTGTGCGCTGCTGGGCGATGCGGCCGTGGGGATGCACCCGGTCACGGCGCATGGCTTCAACCTGGGCCTGGCCGGCGTGGCCTCGCTGAGCGCGGCGCTGGCCGACGCCCGTGCGCGCGGCCTGGACATCGGCGCGCCCGAGGTGCTGCAGCGCTACGCCCGCGCCCAGCACCTGCAGGCCTGGCCCATTTTCCAGGGCACCAATGCCATCGTGCGCCTGTACACCGACACCCGGGCGCTGCCGCGCCTGGCGCGCCGCGCGGTGCTGGGCGCGGCCATGCGGCTGCCGCCGCTGCAGGCGGCCATCGTCAGCCAGCTCACCGGCAGGCGCCCGGCCTGGCCTGTGCGCCCGGCGCCGGGCGGCAGATAATCCGAGCGCCATGCCCGACCTGTTCAAGCAACTTGCCGCCTCGCTGTCCCGCGCGCACACGCTGGAGGAGCTGGCGCGCCCGCTGCTGGAGCTGCTGCAGGACGTGACCGGCCTGGAGTCCGCCTACCTGACGACCATCGACCTGGAAGGCGGCCAGCAGCAGGTGCTGTACGCGCGCAACACCCGCACGCAGGCGCTGGACATCCCCGAGGGCCTGTCCGTGCCCTGGCACGACACCCTGTGCAAGCGTGCGCTGGACGAGGGCCGCCCCATCACCGAGGACGTGGCTGCCTGCTGGAGCGACTCGCAGGCCGCCGCAGCCCTGGGCATACAGACCTATGTCAGCGCGCCGGTGCGCCTGTCGGGCGAGCGGCTGTACGGCACGCTGTGCGCCGCCAGCGCCGCCCGGCATAGCCTGACGCCGGCGGCGCAGCAAATGCTGACCCTGTTCGCACGCCTGATCGCCCAGCAGATCGAGCGCGAGCAGCTGCTGGCCGAGCTGATGCAGGCCAACCAGCGCCTGGCCGCCTACGCCAGCACCGATGCGCTGACCGGACTGCCCAACCGCCGCGCCTTCGAGCAGGCGCTGACGCGCCAACTGGCCCAGGCCGCGCGCCAGGGCACGACGGTGCTGGTGGCCTTCGTCGATCTGGATCGCTTCAAGGCCATCAACGACCGCCACGGCCACGATGTGGGCGACCTGTTCCTGATCCATATCGCGCGCCGGCTGGAGGGTGTGCTGCGCGCGCAGGACATGGCCGCGCGCCACGGCGGCGACGAGTTCGTGCTGATGGGCCCGGGGCCGGCGCCGCTGGAGAACGTGGGCGCCGCCGAGGCCGCCTTTGCCCGGCGCATCGCCGTGGCCACGGCGGGCCGCTTCGAGGCCGCCGGCGTGGCCTTCGACTACGCCGGCGCCAGCGTCGGGGCCATCGCCGTCCAGCCCGGCGAGCTGAACGCCACCCAGGCGCTGCAGCACGCCGACCGCGCCATGTACGAGGTCAAGCAGGCGCGGCGCCAGGCCTGAGCGCAGCGTTTCACTGCTTTTTTGATAGCTGCCAGCGCTTGCTGGAAAAGGGTTTGGACCGCTTTTTATATAAAAACTGCCAGGGATCAACAAAATCTCTACCATCGCTGCACTTTTCATGAGACAGGAGTGAGCGACATGGGCTTTTTCCAATGGCAGGAGCGCAGCTCCGAGGTATTGCTCTCGGGCGGCGTCATCGGCCCCGATGAGCGCCTGCCCTGGCCGCAGACCGGCCTGATGGGCGTGCAGCACGTCATCGCCATGTTCGGCTCCACCGTGCTGGCGCCCATTCTGATGGGGTTCGATCCCAATCTGGCGGTGTTCATGAGCGGCATCGGCACGCTGATCTTTTTTCTCATCACCGGCGGCAAGGTGCCCAGCTACCTGGGCTCGTCGTTCGCCTTCATCGGCGTGGTCATCGCCGCCAGCGCCTATGCCGGCAAGGGGCCGAACGAGAACATCGGCCTGGCGCTGGGCGGCATCGTGGCCTGCGGCGCGGTCTATACGCTGGTCGGCGTGGTGGTGCATGTCATCGGCACCGGCTGGATCGAGCGCTTCATGCCGCCGGTGGTCACCGGCGCGGTGGTGGCGGTGATCGGCCTGAACCTGGCCGGCGTGCCCATCAAGAACATGGCGGCCAACAACTTCGAGGCCTGGATGCAGGCGCTGACCTTCGTGTGCGTGGCGCTGGTGGCGGTGTTCACGCGCGGCATGGTGCAGCGCCTCCTGATCCTGGTCGGCCTGATCCTGGCCAGCATCGCCTACGCCGTGCTGACCAACGGCCTGGGCCTGGGCAAGCCCATCGACCTGTCGGGCGTGGCCGCTGCCGCCTGGGTGGGTCTGCCGCAATTCCATGCGCCGGTCTTCAGCGCGCCGGCCATGCTGCTCATCGTCCCGGTGGTCATCATCCTGGTGGCCGAGAACCTGGGCCACATCAAAGCCGTCACGGCCATGACCGGGCGCAACCTCGATCAATACATGGGCCGGGCCTTCATCGGCGACGGCGTGGCCACCATGGTCAGCGGCGCCGCCGGCGGCACGGGCGTGACGACGTATGCCGAGAACATCGGCGTCATGGCGGCCACGCGCATCTACTCGACGGCGGTGTTCCTGGTGGCGGCGCTGATTGCCGTGCTGCTGGGCTTTTCGCCCAAGTTCGGCGCGCTGATCCAGGCCATTCCGCTGCCGGTGATGGGCGGCGTGTCCATCGTGGTCTTTGGCCTGATCGCCATTGCCGGGGCCAAGATCTGGGTGGACAACCGGGTGGACTTCTCGCGCAGCGGCAATCTGTTGGTCGCGGCCATCACGCTGATCCTGGGCACGGGCGAATTCACGCTCAAGTTCGGCGACTTCGCCCTGGGCGGCATTGGCACGGCGACGTTTGGCGCCATCTTGCTCAATGCCGTGCTCAATCGGGACGAGCGGATGCACCCGCCCCGCCGGCCTTGAAACCAAAGAATTCCGCCACCGGCTGCGTCTCCGGCAGCACATAGACCACGCCGTCGTGGCGGCCCAGGGTGGGGGCGATGAAGCGGTCGTAGAACGAGGCCGGCGCATTGATGCAGCCGTAGGAGATGCGGTTGTCGGCAATGCCGGGGCTGGCCAGGCGCTGCAGGCGGCGCTCCGCCGGGTTGGTGGGGCGCACGCGGTGCAGCGAGATGGCGTCGTCGTAATGCACCCAGACGATGTCCTCGCCGGCCATGTTCACGCCCGGCTCGGACACGAAGCGCCCCGCCGGCGTGGTGCGCTCGTGCCGGGCGATCTGCGCCATGGGGCGCTCGCCGATGCCGGGCACCGAGTGGTCACCGCGCGCCAGGCCCAGCAGCACTGGCGCCGAGGCCTGCCAGGCGCCCTGGGCATCGAAGACATGGGCCGCCGCGCTGCGCTTGTCGATCAGCACGAAGGGCAGGCCGGCGTTGTTGCCGCTGGCGCGTATCCAGGCCAGCACCTCGCGGGCGTCCTGCGACAGCGCGGGACTGCCGCGCTGCGCCTGGGTGGCCCGGGTGGTGGCAGTTGCCGGGTTCGGCCCGGCAGCGGCCTGCACGGGCAGCGCTGCAGGCACAGTGGCGGCAAGAAAGGCGAGGGCGGCGGCGCTGGACACCGCTGCCCGCACAGCCCTGCCCGCCTGCGCCGCGCCACTCAACGGTAGATGCGTTCGCCGCGATGGGCCTGCCATTGGTCTGCCAGGTAGGCCGCGTCCTCGTCCGAGCGGGCGTGGACGCCCATCAGGATGCCGCCGCGCTTGATGCCTTCCTCGTACTCCTTGACGCGCTCCTCGGGCATGCTCCAGCCGATCAGCGCGCCGATCAGGCCGCCGCCGGCAGCACCGGCACCTGCCCCAGCCGCTGCTGCGGCCAGTGGGCCGGCCACGACGATGCCCAGGCCGGGCAGCGCCAGGGTGGTGCCCACGGCGGCCACGGCAGCGGCGATGGCACCCACGGTGCCACCGATGGCGCCGCCGATGCCGGCGCCCTTGGCGGCCTTGTTGCCCAGTTCGGTCTCGACCGTCTCGCCGCCGAAGTGGCGCGTGCGGGTGTCGTCGGACATGACCAGGTTGACATCATCCGTGGTGTAGCCGCGTGCGTGCGCCGCGTTGTAGGCGGTCTCGGCGGCCTCGCGATCCGGGAACAGGCCGGTCACGAGGTAGCGCGAGTCGCCGGGTGCAGTGGTAGCGGCGGTAGTGGTGTTTGGGTTCATGTCGGCTCCTCTGGGTTGAACAGGCAGCGGGCCGGGGCAGGCCCGCTGCGCTCGGGTGCGGTCAATGGCGGAAGTGGCGGAAATGGCGGTCGATCGGGATCAATTGCGGTCGGCGCGTGGCGCGCGGTTGCGCATCCGGTTGCCGGTCGTGGTGCCGCTCATGTCGCTGCGCTGGCTGTCAACGGTCGTGCCCATGTCGTTGCCGCTGGTGCCGGTGCCGGTGCTGCCGGCGCTGGTGCCCATGGCAGCCTGGCTGTTGCTGACCTGGGGCGCCGGCGAGTTGCCCGAGGGCGACGGTGTCACCTGGGCGGTCTGCATGGCATCGCTGGCGCGCTCGGTGGCGCTGGGGCCGGTGCGCACCAAGGTGGCGGTATCGGAGCGCGGCACGGCGTTCTGCGTGGCCTGCTGTGCCTCCTGGGGCGTGGCGCCGACGGTGGTCGGCGTGCTGCTGGTCTGTGCCCAGGTGCCTGCGGCGGCCAGGGCCAGGGCGGCAGTCACAGAAAGGGTCTGGAGGGTGGTCTTGAACATGGTGGCTTCCTTGCAAAGTGCTGTGGTGCCTCCCATGTTCGCCAGCGCCCACGGCGCAGCCGTCCATGAATGTCTCTTGCCCATGTAGGCAGTGCGCCCGGCATGGCGCCATCACCCGGGCTGGCGATGGGTGTCGATATTTCGGATAAAAGTGCCGAAAACCCTTGCCAGAAAAGCGCTGGCAGCTATGCTTTTTGCTTTGTTAAATCAGCGCCGGAACCACGACCACACCAGGTCGATGCCGGCGCTGAGGAGGTCCAAGCGCTCGCCGCCCTCCAGCCGCCGGCGCTGGCGCTCGCGTTTTTCGCGCTCGCGGGCGCGCTCCACCGTGATCAGGGCGTCAGCCAGGGCTTCGGGCGAGATGCCGCCGCTGGTGCGCTGCGCCGCGCGGTCGAAGCGCGCCAGGGCCTGCTCCACGGCCTGCGGGTCGAGCAGCGACAGCGCCGAGCGGCACCAGGGGCAGGCGTGGTCGCGCCGGATGTCCACGCTGGCGCCGCAGGCCGTGCAGGCGATGGTGCCCACGCGCGCGGCCAGCGCCTGGATCTCCAGCGAGCTGAGGTGGCGCACAAAGCCCTTTTCCACCATGAAGGCGCCGAAGGTGGCAAACCGCCCGTGCCGCTGCGGGCAGCGCCAGGCGACGTAGCGCCCGCCCTGCGCCAGGTCGTAGCCATGCTCCAGCGTGCGGCGGCAACGCGGGCAGGCCAGGTGCTGCGCCAGGGGCCGGTGCTGCTCCAGACGGCGCGCGTGCAGCAGCTCGAACAGCTCGATCACCGCTGCCGGCGCCAGGCGGGTGTTTTCCTGCGGGTCGAACCACAGGCCCTGGCAGGCAAAGCACATGTCCAGCGTGAGCGCGCCGCCGTCGCTGGCAGCAAAGGTCTGCTGGTGCATGGGCTGGCGGCACGAGGGGCAGGCCAGGGCTGCAGTGGTGCTCATGGCCGCGCCTGTCTGTCTGCCTGCCGCCCGGCTTCAGCCGATGAAGCGCCCGTTGCCGCCCAGCACGCCCAGCTCGACAAAGCGCGAACCCACGTGGGGCGGCTGGCCGTTGTAGTCCACCACGAAGCCGCCCAGGTCGAACTGGCGGATGCTGGCCAGCGCCGCACGCAGCCGGGCCTGGTTGACATCCTTGCCGGCGCGCTCCAGCGCTTCCAGCAGCACGCGCGCGTTGATGTAGGCCTCCAGGCTGCCTTGCGAGAACTCGTTGTGCCCGGCGGCGCGCATGGCGCTCTGGTAGTCGCGCACCACCTGCAGCTTGCCCCGATCCGGGTCGGGCACGATCATGGTCAGGGCGATGCCGCTGGCCGCATCGCCCAGCTGCGCCAGGCTGGTGCCGGGCAGGGTCACGCTGACGCCGGCCATCAGCACGCCGGGCAGCCGCGTCTTGATGCCGCGCACCAGCTCCACCGAGACCGTGCCGGCAGTGGCCAGCAGCACGGCGGAGGGCTTGCCCGACGCCAGCGTCTGCAGCGCCTGCTGCAGGTTGGTGCCATCGGTGGCCACGGCGGCCTGCGCTGCCGGCTGGCGGCCCATCTTCTGCAGCGCGCCAGTGGCCACCTCCAGCAGCTCGCGGCCATAGCCGTTGTCCAGGTAGGCAATGCCCAGGCCCTTGAGGCCCATGCCGGTCAGGCGCTCGATCAGGCGCAGCACCTCGTCGGTGTAGCTGGCGCGCACGTGGAAGATGTTGCGCAGCGGCTTGCGCAGCGAGGCGGCGCCGGTGATGGGCGCCAGGTGCGGCAGTCCGGCATCCTCCAGCAGCGGCGCGATGGCGGTGTTGTTGGGCGTGCCCACGCACGACAGCAGCGCCAGGGTGCTGTTCTGGGCAATGATCTGGCGCACGTTGGCCAGCGAGCGCTCGGGCACATAGCCGTCATCGACGATCTGCAGTTGCACGCTGCGCCCGTGGATGCCGCCACGGGCGTTGGCCTGGGCGAAGGCGGCGCCGGCGCCCTGCTGGATGTCGTTGCCAAAACCCAGCAGCGGCCCGGTCAGCGGCGCCGAGCTGACGATGGACAGGCTTTTGGCGGTGACGCCCGGCGCGTCCTGCGCATGGGCCAGGGGCAGTAGGGCCGGGCCGGCCAGTGCGGCAGTGCCGGTGCGCCCGGCAAGAGAGAGAAAGTGGCGACGATCCATGGCGGGGCAGGCAGGACAGGAGTGGGAGGAGCCGCGAGTGGGCAACAGCCGTCGATCTTTCGTCTGTTACCCACGGGACAGCGCGGCGGCGCGGCAGGTCAATAATGCGTGCGCCGCCTGGCGGCAGGCACGCATGGCAGCCGGCGATTCTACGAAGCCCGCCGCAGTGCGTCGCCGCCGGGTCTTCCTCCACTGTGCCTTCATTCCTGCGCGAGTTGCCTGCCATGTCAATCTGGACCCGTCCCATTACCGCCGAAGCCATCAACGCCCTCAACGCCGGCACCGCCGTGACGCACCTGGGCATCGAATTCACCGAAGTC
This portion of the Melaminivora jejuensis genome encodes:
- a CDS encoding acetoacetate--CoA ligase; its protein translation is MRKGRTPSRSQEPLDHHCHQSAGALHPGALRCRDGDNNTSPSSPTPRAPARAERQPRIRHYQNWLRAQRGLEFADYDALWRWSTTELDAFWQSIWDYFDVQSPTPHSAVLAKNVMPGAQWFPGAQVNYARQVLRHAEPAHAAGQPALIAHNERGAARELSWPELRRQVAAVALHLRAQGVQPGDRVAAYLPNIPETIVAFLACASIGAVWSVCAPDMGTHAVLDRFRQIAPKVLIAVDGVSYAGRDIDRSAVVEELRAGLPSVQHVLLVPDLDKAKTIADSACWTTACSRNDAQVAQFEPLWLAFDHPLWIVYSSGTTGLPKPIVHGHGGMVLVMLQLGALHNDVGCSYDPETFGERFHWYSSTGWVMWNAQVGGLLAGTTCVLFDGSPGGSRDQPDWTVLWRLAAETGVTFFGSGAAFYANCMKAGIRPEQCGDLSRIRALGSTGSPLSAEVQQWGSDFMAAAGVTDIWWANISGGTDFAGAFLGGNRELPQHPGRLQCRMLGAAVEAWDDAGQPVFDAVGELVCTQPIPSMPICLWGDEDGARYRASYFEMFPPGHGRRPGGGDLPPEAGSVWRHGDWIAIGSAAQPGCVIYGRSDATINRHGLRMGTSEIYAAVEALPEVLDSLVVDLEYLGRDSFMPLFVVLRPSAVLDEALQGRIRAAIRQSLSPRFVPDEIVQVAQVPRTLSGKKQELPIKKLLLGQPLEKVVNRDAMANPECLAWYQDYAAQRNAASASRHSATV
- a CDS encoding DUF6139 family protein, with protein sequence MRVDIYRRPEAEGRVSYLAVPQGQPIPQEATNVDWSDEARGVELDEKLEHWDALGIPEPGRQLQRKGYAITSVREQPPQ
- the ubiM gene encoding 5-demethoxyubiquinol-8 5-hydroxylase UbiM, with protein sequence MTRNDDSSLNCDVLIVGGGPAGLSLAASLGQAGLSATLLELQGQEQLADPAPDGREIALTHPSAALLQRLGSWQLLQAHEVGLLRAAEVHDGPVGRSRALHLHSGGSGVEHLGWIVPNHALRRTAWQVASDMPGVRLLTGARVQRVATHASHAEVEYRDAAQPDAPVQTLRAPLVVAADSRFSAARRQLGIGAAMTDFGRTVIVCRMRCELAHDQVAHECFDYDRTLAILPLPDDVADGAPLCSAVITADSAQAQALLALAPEDFAASVAAQFDHRLGHMQLHGQRHAYPLVAVYAHRFSGPRCALLGDAAVGMHPVTAHGFNLGLAGVASLSAALADARARGLDIGAPEVLQRYARAQHLQAWPIFQGTNAIVRLYTDTRALPRLARRAVLGAAMRLPPLQAAIVSQLTGRRPAWPVRPAPGGR
- a CDS encoding sensor domain-containing diguanylate cyclase is translated as MPDLFKQLAASLSRAHTLEELARPLLELLQDVTGLESAYLTTIDLEGGQQQVLYARNTRTQALDIPEGLSVPWHDTLCKRALDEGRPITEDVAACWSDSQAAAALGIQTYVSAPVRLSGERLYGTLCAASAARHSLTPAAQQMLTLFARLIAQQIEREQLLAELMQANQRLAAYASTDALTGLPNRRAFEQALTRQLAQAARQGTTVLVAFVDLDRFKAINDRHGHDVGDLFLIHIARRLEGVLRAQDMAARHGGDEFVLMGPGPAPLENVGAAEAAFARRIAVATAGRFEAAGVAFDYAGASVGAIAVQPGELNATQALQHADRAMYEVKQARRQA
- a CDS encoding solute carrier family 23 protein, with translation MGFFQWQERSSEVLLSGGVIGPDERLPWPQTGLMGVQHVIAMFGSTVLAPILMGFDPNLAVFMSGIGTLIFFLITGGKVPSYLGSSFAFIGVVIAASAYAGKGPNENIGLALGGIVACGAVYTLVGVVVHVIGTGWIERFMPPVVTGAVVAVIGLNLAGVPIKNMAANNFEAWMQALTFVCVALVAVFTRGMVQRLLILVGLILASIAYAVLTNGLGLGKPIDLSGVAAAAWVGLPQFHAPVFSAPAMLLIVPVVIILVAENLGHIKAVTAMTGRNLDQYMGRAFIGDGVATMVSGAAGGTGVTTYAENIGVMAATRIYSTAVFLVAALIAVLLGFSPKFGALIQAIPLPVMGGVSIVVFGLIAIAGAKIWVDNRVDFSRSGNLLVAAITLILGTGEFTLKFGDFALGGIGTATFGAILLNAVLNRDERMHPPRRP
- a CDS encoding zf-TFIIB domain-containing protein, which gives rise to MSTTAALACPSCRQPMHQQTFAASDGGALTLDMCFACQGLWFDPQENTRLAPAAVIELFELLHARRLEQHRPLAQHLACPRCRRTLEHGYDLAQGGRYVAWRCPQRHGRFATFGAFMVEKGFVRHLSSLEIQALAARVGTIACTACGASVDIRRDHACPWCRSALSLLDPQAVEQALARFDRAAQRTSGGISPEALADALITVERAREREKRERQRRRLEGGERLDLLSAGIDLVWSWFRR
- a CDS encoding ABC transporter substrate-binding protein produces the protein MDRRHFLSLAGRTGTAALAGPALLPLAHAQDAPGVTAKSLSIVSSAPLTGPLLGFGNDIQQGAGAAFAQANARGGIHGRSVQLQIVDDGYVPERSLANVRQIIAQNSTLALLSCVGTPNNTAIAPLLEDAGLPHLAPITGAASLRKPLRNIFHVRASYTDEVLRLIERLTGMGLKGLGIAYLDNGYGRELLEVATGALQKMGRQPAAQAAVATDGTNLQQALQTLASGKPSAVLLATAGTVSVELVRGIKTRLPGVLMAGVSVTLPGTSLAQLGDAASGIALTMIVPDPDRGKLQVVRDYQSAMRAAGHNEFSQGSLEAYINARVLLEALERAGKDVNQARLRAALASIRQFDLGGFVVDYNGQPPHVGSRFVELGVLGGNGRFIG